The following are encoded together in the Mesoplodon densirostris isolate mMesDen1 chromosome 2, mMesDen1 primary haplotype, whole genome shotgun sequence genome:
- the B3GALT2 gene encoding beta-1,3-galactosyltransferase 2: MLQWRRRHCCFAKMSWNAKRSLFRTHLIGVLSLVFLFAMFLFFNHHDWLPGRTGFKENPVTYTFRGFRSTKSETNHSSLRNIWKETVPQTLRPQTATNSNNTDLSPQGVTGLENTLSANGSIYNEKGTGHPNSYHFKYLINEPEKCQEKSPFLILLIAAEPGQVEARRAIRQTWGNESLAPGIQITRIFLLGVSIKLNGYLQRAILEESRQYHDIIQQEYLDTYYNLTIKTLMGMNWVATYCPHIPYVMKTDSDMFVNTEYLILKLLKPDLPPRRNYFTGYLMRGYAPNRNKDSKWYMPPDLYPSERYPVFCSGTGYVFSGDLAEKIFKASLSIRRLHLEDVYVGICLAKLRIDPVPPPNEFVFNHWRVSYSSCKYSHLITSHQFQPSELIKYWNHLQQNKHNACANAAKEKAGRYRHRKLH, from the coding sequence ATGCTTCAGTGGAGAAGAAGACACTGCTGCTTTGCAAAGATGAGCTGGAATGCCAAGAGGTCTCTATTCCGTACCCATCTTATTGGTGtactttctcttgtgtttctttttgctatgtttttgtttttcaatcatCATGACTGGCTGCCAGGCAGAACTGGATTCAAAGAAAACCCTGTGACATACACTTTCCGTGGATTTCGTTCTACGAAAAGTGAGACAAACCACAGCTCTCTTCGGAATATCTGGAAAGAAACAGTCCCGCAGACTCTGAGGCCTCAAACAGCAACTAACTCCAATAACACAGATTTGTCACCACAAGGAGTTACAGGGCTGGAGAATACACTCAGTGCCAACGGAAGTATTTACAATGAAAAAGGCACTGGACATCCAAATTCTTACCATTTCAAATACCTTATCAATGAACCTGAAAAATGCCAGGAGAAAAGCCCTTTTTTAATACTACTAATAGCTGCAGAACCTGGACAGGTAGAAGCTAGAAGAGCTATTCGGCAAACTTGGGGCAATGAAAGTCTAGCACCTGGTATCCAAATCACACGAATTTTTTTGTTGGGTGTAAGTATTAAGTTAAATGGCTACCTTCAACGTGCAATCCTGGAAGAAAGCAGACAATACCACGATATAATTCAACAGGAATATTTAGATACATACTATAATCTGACCATTAAAACACTAATGGGCATGAACTGGGTTGCCACATACTGTCCACATATTCCATATGTTATGAAAACGGACAGTGACATGTTTGTCAACACCGAATATTTAATACTTAAGTTACTGAAGCCAGACCTGCCTCCTAGACGTAACTATTTTACTGGTTACCTAATGAGGGGATACGCACCCAACCGAAACAAAGACAGCAAGTGGTACATGCCACCAGACCTCTACCCAAGTGAGCGCTATCCTGTCTTCTGTTCCGGGACTGGTTATGTTTTTTCTGGAGATCTGGCAGAGAAGATATTTAAAGCTTCTTTAAGCATCCGTCGTTTGCACTTGGAAGATGTATATGTAGGGATCTGTCTTGCCAAGTTGAGAATTGATCCTGTCCCCCCTCCCAATGAGTTTGTGTTCAATCATTGGCGAGTTTCTTATTCAAGCTGTAAATACAGCCACCTAATTACCTCTCATCAGTTCCAGCCTAGTGAACTGATAAAATACTGGAACCATTTACAACAAAATAAGCACAACGCTTGTGCCAACGCAGCAAAAGAAAAGGCAGGCAGGTATCGCCACCGCAAACTCCACTAG